A genome region from Solanum pennellii chromosome 12, SPENNV200 includes the following:
- the LOC107006033 gene encoding protein SICKLE codes for MDESEKRKERLKAMRMEASQSGDYNEAVGYGVLTNPLTDVPSGNVESYAMPRPRFDYYTDPMAAFSANRRSNNQPHVSPQVSQQCYTRATNHQSPICTPRGNYSVDQRSQGVHHTFNPLGNPGQNSPFGIPQRGSPSAWNNSFDTPKNYLPPNSSMGGNFASPGIQQGGRPGFHYGQGSGQPGSGYGGSPYQGSGYRGNPYQDSGHRGSPSQGSGHRGSPYQHSGNRGSPYQGSGQGRSQWRGNTSSPFSFRGGRRGGRGSHGGTSGESRPDLYYSKSMVEDPWKELKPVIWKAFPEKPWLPHSISAKKAKFPDAPVKSIPQQSLAECLAASFNEAASSEAATDGSGT; via the exons ATGGATGAATCAGAGAAGAGAAAGGAAAGGCTTAAAGCTATGAGAATGGAAGCTTCACAAAGTGGAGATTACAATGAAGCTGTTGGTTATGGAGTTCTTACAAACCCTTTAACTGATGTTCCTTCTGGTAATGTTGAATCTTATGCTATGCCAAGGCCAAGATTTGACTATTATACTGACCCCATGGCAGCTTTTTCTGCTAATAGAAGGAGTAACAATCAACCCCATGTCAGCCCTCAGGTTTCTCAACAGTGTTATACAA GAGCAACGAACCATCAATCTCCAATTTGTACTCCTCGAGGCAACTATTCCGTAGATCAGAGATCACAAGGAGTCCATCATACCTTTAACCCTCTTGGAAACCCTGGGCAAAATAGTCCTTTTGGCATACCACAAAGAGGTTCCCCTAGTGCATGGAATAACTCTTTCGACACACCTAAAAACTACCTTCCACCTAATTCTTCAATGGGTGGTAACTTTGCCAGTCCTGGCATTCAACAAGGTGGAAGACCTGGTTTCCATTATGGACAAGGTAGCGGGCAACCTGGTTCAGGATATGGAGGCAGCCCTTACCAAGGTTCAGGATATAGAGGCAACCCTTACCAAGATTCAGGACACAGAGGCAGCCCTAGCCAAGGTTCAGGGCACCGAGGGAGCCCTTACCAACATTCAGGGAACCGAGGGAGCCCTTACCAAGGTTCTGGGCAAGGCAGGAGTCAATGGAGGGGGAATACTTCTAGTCCTTTTTCGTTTCGAGGTGGTAGAAGGGGAGGAAGAGGTTCCCACGGAGGCACATCAGGGGAATCTAGACCAGATTTGTATTATTCAAAGTCAATGGTAGAAGATCCATGGAAAGAGTTGAAGCCAGTTATCTGGAAGGCTTTCCCTGAGAAACCCTGGCTTCCACACTCCATTAGTGCAAAAAAGGCCAAATTCCCAGATGCTCCAGTAAAATCCATTCCTCAGCAAAGCCTTGCTGAGTGTTTGGCTGCCTCATTTAATGAAGCAGCTAGCAGTGAGGCTGCGACTGATGGATCTGGAACATGA
- the LOC107006025 gene encoding protein ECERIFERUM 2, which translates to MDHVEKLISDVKLSSVVPGRITGDDKLQHEFTNMDLIMKLHYIKALYFFKNEVVEGLHIHDLKLPMFNLLELYYPISGRIRRNDGGDGGGGGGRPFMKCNDSGVRVVEAKCKNKTIDEWLAMNDSDHDELVYDQLLGPDLGFSPLVFIQFTWFKCGGMSIGLSWAHILGDSFSASNFLNIWAKIMVGQQISPQFLQKSTKTNKLINNNNNNNPILSTTRKFPFSLKRVDPVGDHWKITNNIKMQSHSLHITQKQLNQLLSKVCGTYYKVKPFDVICATLWKMLAKVRGEYSSEPAIVTIIRGDHDNETTEVVSSNNQVTISTVEANDVKVSDVDTSKLTELIGEKTVDETRIVEELMEKENGVSDFIVYGANLTFVNLEEAMIYDLELRGKKPIFASYNISGVGDEGVILVLPRLEGGRIVNLVLPQKQIEGLKNKMRVELGIF; encoded by the exons ATGGATCACGTCGAGAAATTAATCTCCGACGTGAAATTATCGTCCGTCGTGCCGGGGAGGATCACCGGCGACGACAAACTCCAGCATGAATTTACCAACATGGACTTAATAATGAAGCTTCATTACATTAAAgctctttattttttcaaaaatgaagttGTTGAAGGTTTACATATTCATGACCTAAAACTTCCCATGTTTAACCTTCTTGAACTTTATTACCCGATTTCCGGCAGAATTAGGCGGAACGATGGCGGTGATGGTGGTGGTGGCGGCGGCCGGCCGTTCATGAAGTGTAATGATAGTGGTGTTAGGGTTGTTGAagcaaaatgtaaaaataaaacaattgatGAGTGGCTTGCTATGAATGATAGTGATCATGATGAGCTTGTTTATGATCAACTTCTTGGTCCTGATTTGGGATTTTCACCTCTTGTTTTCATACAG ttCACTTGGTTCAAATGTGGAGGGATGTCAATAGGGCTAAGTTGGGCTCATATACTTGGAGATTCATTTTCAGCTTCAAATTTCCTCAACATATGGGCAAAAATAATGGTTGGTCAACAAATTTCACCTCAATTTCTTCAAAAGTCAACAAAAACCAACAAAttgatcaataataataataataataatccaaTATTATCTACTACTAGAAAGTTTCCATTTTCTCTAAAGAGAGTTGATCCAGTTGGTGATCATTGGAAAATCACCAACAATATCAAAATGCAATCACATTCTTTGCATATCACACAAAAGCAACTAAACCAACTACTTTCCAAGGTTTGTGGAACTTATTATAAGGTGAAGCCTTTTGATGTTATTTGTGCTACATTGTGGAAAATGTTGGCTAAGGTAAGGGGAGAATATTCGTCAGAGCCCGCGATTGTGACCATTATACGTGGGGATCATGACAATGAAACAACTGAAGTCGTGTCAAGCAACAATCAAGTGACTATCAGCACAGTTGAAGCAAATGACGTGAAAGTTTCAGATGTTGATACTTCAAAACTGACAGAGTTGATAGGTGAAAAGACCGTGGATGAGACTAGAATTGTTGAAGAACtaatggaaaaagaaaatggtGTTTCGGATTTTATAGTGTATGGGGCAAATCTCACATTTGTGAATCTCGAAGAGGcaatgatttatgatttagAACTTCGAGGTAAAAAACCAATATTTGCAAGTTATAATATAAGTGGAGTTGGTGATGAAGGTGTTATTTTGGTATTACCAAGGCTTGAAGGTGGAAGGATAGTGAATTTGGTTTTGCCTCAAAAACAAATTGAAGGTTTGAAAAATAAGATGAGAGTGGAATTAGGTATtttttga